The Nitrospira sp. KM1 genome includes a window with the following:
- a CDS encoding VTT domain-containing protein, whose amino-acid sequence MDAVIQFLGGQGAMVLFVAILAKQIGLPIPAAPLLIAAGALAGNGQLSLGIAFASAMSAALLGDHVWYELGRRKGRVVLMWLCRLSFEATACVRRMEDIFTRHGMRSLIAAKFVPGLSTIAPPLAGIVGMRSAHYFFYNALGTAIWIGAELGLGYLLRDQLDWLQAVTSQIGPFLAVLTVAALGSYVVFRLVRRRFVERLVPRMTAERVTEKLAAGEDLFIVDLRSREARQDEAGIPGAVALSIENLLAMRKDFQDDRDTILYCACPGDAASLYAAWKLRGQGVTRVWPLAGGLGAWQALHNQPMAAHGMRDIHTVAA is encoded by the coding sequence ATGGATGCGGTGATCCAGTTTCTAGGCGGTCAAGGCGCGATGGTGCTCTTCGTCGCCATACTCGCAAAACAGATCGGCCTGCCCATACCCGCCGCACCCTTGCTGATTGCAGCGGGAGCGCTGGCAGGCAACGGGCAGTTGAGCCTGGGCATCGCCTTCGCCTCTGCGATGAGCGCCGCGCTCCTAGGAGATCACGTGTGGTACGAACTGGGCCGCCGTAAGGGCCGCGTGGTGCTGATGTGGCTCTGCAGGCTTTCATTTGAGGCGACTGCATGTGTTCGGAGGATGGAGGACATCTTCACACGGCACGGTATGCGCTCGCTGATCGCCGCGAAATTCGTTCCGGGTCTGAGCACCATCGCGCCTCCGCTGGCTGGAATCGTGGGGATGCGATCTGCTCACTATTTTTTCTATAACGCCCTCGGAACCGCGATCTGGATCGGTGCGGAGCTTGGACTCGGATATCTCTTGCGGGATCAACTTGATTGGCTGCAGGCGGTCACGTCTCAGATCGGACCGTTCCTCGCGGTACTCACTGTGGCGGCGCTTGGGAGCTATGTCGTTTTCAGGCTTGTTCGGCGACGATTTGTTGAAAGGTTGGTGCCCCGCATGACCGCCGAACGCGTGACTGAGAAACTCGCAGCCGGAGAGGATCTTTTCATTGTCGATCTCCGTTCACGGGAAGCTCGTCAGGATGAGGCGGGCATTCCAGGAGCCGTGGCTCTCTCCATTGAGAATCTGCTCGCGATGCGCAAGGATTTTCAAGATGACCGGGATACCATTCTTTATTGTGCCTGCCCGGGCGATGCGGCAAGCCTGTATGCGGCCTGGAAGCTCCGCGGTCAGGGGGTGACGCGCGTGTGGCCCTTGGCGGGCGGTCTGGGGGCCTGGCAAGCACTGCACAATCAACCGATGGCCGCGCACGGAATGCGAGATATTCATACGGTTGCGGCCTGA
- a CDS encoding TerB family tellurite resistance protein, whose protein sequence is MELRLPTPEQAYWGLRAMKTVALADGVLDESEAHMLTSIQRILGTDHPIDQLPCIDPGKLARELQDRQIRQQLVQGLIIVSLIDGKADEQETALVEQFAQALEVKAIEVEDLRHLLKGEILALRLDLARRFWLRDKIKEIWNEEGIRGLYKFVRGMIGQYEDPTLATRYQALEHYPEGSLGRTYWEYCRRNGFALPGEKGGAAEPILFHDCAHILSGYGTDPAGEVQVACFSAGFQRRDPWLFVFFVLLQFHVGIRMTPITQARTGFFDPQKALIAIRRGAAMNVDLNSGWDYWPVMREQVEELRRRYNIPSLESFTPASHHVSAS, encoded by the coding sequence ATGGAATTGCGATTACCTACACCGGAGCAAGCGTACTGGGGTTTGCGAGCCATGAAGACCGTGGCCCTTGCCGATGGCGTGCTGGATGAATCCGAGGCGCATATGCTGACTTCCATACAACGAATTCTGGGGACAGATCACCCGATCGATCAGCTCCCGTGTATCGATCCCGGGAAACTCGCACGCGAGCTTCAAGACCGCCAAATCCGGCAGCAGCTTGTCCAGGGCCTGATTATTGTGTCTTTGATCGATGGCAAAGCCGACGAACAGGAAACGGCATTGGTCGAACAATTCGCCCAGGCGTTAGAAGTGAAGGCCATAGAGGTTGAGGATCTCCGACACCTGCTGAAGGGGGAGATTCTCGCGCTCCGTCTTGACCTGGCGCGGAGGTTTTGGCTTCGGGACAAAATCAAGGAGATATGGAACGAGGAAGGAATTCGCGGTCTCTACAAATTTGTTCGAGGGATGATCGGGCAATACGAAGACCCGACGCTCGCAACACGGTATCAGGCCTTGGAACACTATCCCGAGGGATCCTTAGGGCGGACGTATTGGGAGTATTGCCGGCGCAACGGTTTTGCCCTTCCCGGAGAAAAGGGCGGAGCGGCGGAGCCGATTCTATTCCACGACTGCGCTCATATCCTGTCCGGATACGGAACTGATCCAGCGGGGGAAGTTCAGGTGGCATGTTTCAGCGCGGGATTTCAACGCCGCGATCCTTGGCTCTTCGTCTTCTTCGTCCTCCTGCAGTTTCACGTCGGGATCAGGATGACACCCATCACGCAGGCTCGCACGGGATTCTTTGATCCGCAAAAGGCGTTGATCGCGATCCGGCGCGGAGCAGCAATGAACGTGGACTTGAATTCGGGATGGGATTATTGGCCTGTGATGCGCGAGCAAGTCGAGGAATTGCGCCGACGGTACAATATTCCGTCGTTGGAAAGTTTCACACCCGCGAGCCACCATGTGTCCGCATCCTAA
- a CDS encoding TetR/AcrR family transcriptional regulator produces the protein MKRVDTKLQQLLLNAAEAVVARQGIANLTLDAVAAEAGMSKGGLLHHFPSKDRLVVALVTRCAEGWRSCYTEAYARTSEGPGRMARALLSHCLSDAKCWTEELRRSSSAVFAALAQNPALIEPMRAVYADLHRRLADDGLPPGVSEAVAAAIDGLWLDWVLGFVPLEQTRVVRVRKALEDMLARAKPVHRLPKLVPAPAKRVGGRRA, from the coding sequence ATGAAACGCGTCGATACAAAACTTCAGCAGCTTCTGCTCAACGCCGCCGAGGCCGTGGTCGCCCGTCAAGGCATTGCAAACCTGACACTCGACGCCGTGGCCGCCGAGGCCGGCATGAGCAAAGGGGGGCTCCTGCATCACTTTCCATCGAAAGATCGGTTGGTCGTCGCGCTCGTCACGCGTTGCGCGGAGGGTTGGCGGTCCTGCTATACGGAAGCGTACGCACGAACATCGGAAGGGCCTGGGCGCATGGCGCGCGCATTGTTGAGTCATTGTCTTTCGGATGCCAAGTGCTGGACTGAGGAATTGCGCCGCAGTTCCTCCGCCGTGTTCGCGGCATTGGCCCAGAATCCCGCCCTGATCGAACCGATGCGCGCCGTGTACGCGGATCTTCACCGCCGTCTAGCAGACGACGGGTTGCCGCCCGGTGTATCGGAGGCGGTCGCCGCGGCCATCGACGGTTTATGGTTAGACTGGGTGCTGGGATTCGTTCCGCTGGAACAAACCCGCGTCGTCCGTGTGCGCAAAGCCTTGGAGGATATGCTCGCACGAGCGAAGCCTGTTCACCGCTTGCCAAAACTCGTTCCTGCCCCCGCAAAACGTGTAGGAGGGCGTCGCGCATGA
- a CDS encoding efflux RND transporter periplasmic adaptor subunit, producing the protein MTAHHWMKSLLLLLTVVVLGIGLAAWKYTSIQENAAASANQPEPMESVTAAPARALEHRMSATSIGTVLALRSISLRNELPGTVKEVTLTPGQIVEKGTVLVALDVSVEEADLKAQQAQAALAQAVLKRRQHLRQDLATAQEEVDRARADLDVALAQIARTKAIIARKTIRAPFRARIGLADVHPGQYLNEGSQLTTLQGVDDAVHIDFMVAQQVAAGLRVGDSVEVFSAEQSAPVTAKLVAIDARVDPATRNAMIRARIEGASGTPSPGSSVRVRVPVGPSRKGVAIPASALRKGPGGDQVFVITPDKDGNPRAYGRQVETGTMLGEEVVILDGLPAGQLVATSGSFKLRDAVRVIIADADAKNGQDHGPDGQ; encoded by the coding sequence ATGACGGCACATCATTGGATGAAATCGTTGCTGCTTCTCCTGACGGTCGTGGTGCTCGGTATCGGCTTGGCGGCATGGAAATATACGTCTATCCAGGAAAATGCCGCGGCCTCGGCAAATCAGCCGGAACCGATGGAATCGGTCACCGCGGCTCCGGCTCGCGCGCTCGAACATCGGATGAGCGCGACCTCGATCGGGACGGTGCTCGCATTGCGTTCCATCAGTTTGCGTAACGAACTTCCGGGGACCGTGAAGGAAGTCACGTTGACGCCCGGACAGATCGTTGAAAAGGGAACGGTGCTGGTGGCGCTCGATGTGTCGGTCGAAGAGGCCGATCTGAAGGCGCAGCAGGCGCAAGCTGCTCTCGCGCAGGCCGTGCTCAAACGACGACAACATCTGCGACAGGATCTCGCGACGGCGCAGGAAGAAGTGGATCGGGCGCGTGCCGATCTCGACGTGGCCTTGGCCCAGATTGCGCGCACGAAGGCGATCATCGCCCGAAAAACGATCAGAGCACCCTTTCGCGCGAGGATCGGGTTGGCCGATGTGCATCCGGGGCAATATCTGAATGAAGGGAGTCAGCTCACGACGTTGCAGGGCGTTGACGACGCCGTACACATCGACTTCATGGTGGCGCAGCAGGTGGCGGCGGGACTGCGTGTGGGTGACAGCGTGGAGGTATTCTCCGCCGAGCAATCGGCGCCGGTAACCGCAAAGCTCGTTGCGATCGACGCACGGGTCGATCCGGCGACCCGCAATGCCATGATTCGCGCCAGAATTGAAGGTGCCAGTGGGACACCATCACCCGGATCGTCCGTCCGCGTCAGAGTCCCGGTCGGTCCGTCGAGGAAAGGTGTCGCCATTCCGGCTAGTGCGCTGCGAAAGGGGCCGGGAGGCGATCAGGTCTTCGTGATTACTCCGGACAAGGACGGCAATCCCCGGGCGTACGGACGGCAGGTGGAGACCGGCACCATGCTCGGTGAAGAAGTCGTCATTCTCGATGGTTTGCCGGCCGGCCAACTCGTCGCGACCTCCGGATCGTTCAAGCTCCGCGATGCCGTGCGCGTCATCATCGCCGATGCGGATGCGAAGAACGGACAGGACCACGGACCGGACGGACAATAA